Genomic DNA from Zetaproteobacteria bacterium:
GGGATCACGCTCCAGCCAGGCGGTGCAGAGGCTCGACTTGCCCGCCCCCGACGGCCCGGAGACGATGAACAGCCGACCGCTCACCCCGCCCCCTCCCGGGGTCGGTAGCGGTCGAGCACCAGCGCCACCAGCAGGGTGACCGCCAGCACGCCGCCGCCGAGCAGGATCACCGCCTCCCACGGATAGCCGCCGTAGGGCTTGCTGATGTCGGTCACCATGCCGCGGTCGAGCAGGGCGAGCGCGATCACCGGGATGACGAAGCGCACCGCCATGTCGAACCAGTCGCGGGCCAGCCAGACGGCGAGCATGGCGACCAGGATGCAGATGCGGGCGAGGAAGGCGCCGATCCCGCCCCCCTCGACCATGAAGAAGCCGACCCAGGCCAGCGCCAGCCCGAGGGTGAGCAACAGCCGCATCAGCACCTCGTAGTGGCGGGCGAAGCGGAAGCCGGAGACATCGAGGACATAGTGGTGGAAGCGCCGACCGCCGAAGAACCAGCCGACCACGATGCACTCCAGCGCCACCACCAGGGTCAGCGCATAGTTGGTGACGAAGTGGTCGACGATGTCGAGCCAGAACAGCCCGGTATCCATGGTGAAGAAACAGCTGAGCAGGAAGCCGATCGCACAGATCGGCGTCACCACCCGCCGGCGCGCCACCCCCAGCTTGTCGGTCAGCGCGGTGGTGAAGGCCTCGATCAGCGAGATGCTGGAGGAGAGCCCGGCCATGAAGAGCGCGCCGAAGAAGAGCATGCCGAAAAGCTGCGGCAGGAACGGCATGCTGGAGATCGCCTGCGGATAGGCGACGAAGGCCAGGCCGATGCTCTGGGTCACCACCTCCTCGAACGGCTTGCCCGACTGGTGGGCCATGAAGCCGAGCGTGGCGAAGACGGCGAAACCTGCGATGAAGGAGACCGCCGAGTTGGAGAGCGCGGTGACGATGGCATAGCGGGTCAGGTTGGCCCGGTCGGGCAGGTAGGAGGCATAGGCGGTCATGATGCCGAAGCCGACCGAGAGGGTGAAGAAGATCTGGGTGAAGGCGGCGACCCACACCTTGGGATCGGCCAGCTTGCCCCAGTCGGGGGTGAGGTACCAGTGGATGCCGGAGGTCCCTCCGGGAAGCATCAGCGACCAGCCGACCAGCACCAGCACGATGACGAACAGCGCCGGGATCATCACCTTGTTGGCCAACTCGATGCCGCCGCTGATGCCGCGGCCGACGATCCACCAGTTGAGCCCCCAGACGACGACCAGGCTGACGAAGATCGGCAGGTTGGGGGCGCTCATCGCCAGCGCCCGGTGGCTGTCACCGAGATGGAGGAACTGGTGGAAGAAGTAGTCGTTGGCATCCGCCCCCCAGGCGAGCAGCGGCGAGAAGGCGAAGTAGTCGCCGCACCAGGCGATGATCACGCAGTAGTAGGCCTCGATGCCGAACATGACGAAGACCACCGCCCACCAGCCGATCCAGGAGAAGCGCGGGTCGATGGTGGCGAAGGCGCGCGGCGTGGAGACGCGGGCGTGGTGGCCCAGCGCCATCTCGAGCAGCAACACCGGGATACCGACCAAAAGCAGCGCGATGACATAGGGCACCAGGAAGGCGCCGCCGCCGTTCTCGTAGGTGAGGTAGGAGAAGCGCCAGATGTTGCCCAGCCCGACGGCCGAGCCGATCGCCGCCAGGATGAAGCCGATGCCGCTGCCCCACTGTTCTCTCGTCGCCGTACTCATCGCCCCGCCGAATGGAAGTCGGATCGCCGGGTGCAGATGGTATCCGGCCGCGCCATCCGGCTCAATCGCCCCCCGCCTTCCGACCGTGGATCACCTGGTCGATCCGCTGCGAGAAGAGCGGAATCCAGACCGGTTTGCCCAGCAGCTCCACCCCCGTGCGCTCCTCCTCGCTCAGCTCCACCCGCCCCCGGTCGTAGCCGGTGAGCAGCACCACCGGCACCGTCGAGCCGGCCGCCCGGATGGCACGCAGCAGCTCGATGCCGCCCATCTCCGGCATCACCACGTCGCTGACCACGCAGGCGATCTCCTCCCGCCGGCGATGGAAGAGCTCCAGTGCGGCACGCCCGTCGGCGGCGGTCAGTACGCGATAACCCAGCTCCTCCAGCACCTCCCCCAGCGCACGCCGCACCTGATCGTCGTCGTCGACCAAAAGCAGCGTAACCCCCTCCGCCGCCCGCCGCACCTCCCCCGGCGGATCCTCCCCTTCCTCCTCCGCCGCCGCGGAAAGGAGGGGCAGGAAGATGCGGAAGCAGCTCCCCTCGCCGGGGGCGCTGACCACCTCGATCGCGCCGCCGTGGTTGGTGACCGTGCCGTAGGCGGTGGAGAGCCCCAGCCCGGTGCCCGCCCCCACCTCCTTGGTGGTGAAGAAGGGCTCGAAGATCTGCGCCCGGGTCTCCTCGTCCATGCCGCAGCCGGTGTCGCACACCTCGATGCGGGCGTAGTCGCTTCCCCGCTGCAGCTCGGGATGGCGGGCGAAGAAGGCGTCGTCCGGCCGGCAGCGGCGCAGGTCGACCGAGATCTCGCGCAGCCGGCAGCCGGCGACCGCGTCGCGCGCGTTGTTGATCAGGTTGACCACCACCTGCTGGATCTGGCCCGCGTCGCCGTGGACGGTGAGCGGCTCCGGACAACAGGCCACATGGAGCGTGACATCCTCGGAGATGCCCAGGGCGGCGGTGCGCGCCGCCGCATCCACCAGCGGATTGAGCACCACGTCGCGCATCTCGCGGAAGAAATCCTTGCGCGCGTAGGTGAGCAGATCCTTGATCATCGCCGCCGCATGGGCGACGATCTCCTCCACCTCCTCCAGGTAGCGCCGTACCTGCGCATCCGGCTGCATGCGGCTCTTGGCCAGGTAGAGCTTGCCCACGATGCCGCCCAGCATGTTGTTGAAGTTGTGCGCCACACCGCCGACCAGCGTGCCGATCGACTGCACCCGCTGGGCGTGGCGCAACTGCTGCTGCAGCCGCTGCTCCTCGGTGATGTCGCGCATCATGCCGACGAACATCGGCGCACCATCGATCTCCATCGCGCCGACCGACAGCTCCAGCGGAAAACGCTCGCCGTTGCGCCGCTGCCCCTCGATCCTCACCGGCATGGAGGTCCCGATCAGCGCCCCCCGCCGCCGCCCGGCCAGCCGGTCGCGCAGCGCACGGCGGTGGCGCTCGCGCAGCGGGCCGGGCATCAGCATCATCACGTTGCGTCCGACCACCTCCTTCGCTTCGTAGCCGAAGATCCGCTCCGCCGCCGGATTGAACAGACGGATCGCCCCCTCGGCGTCGATGGTGACGATCGCCACCGCCGCGTGGCGCACCACCGCCTCCATCTGGCCGGCCACCCGGGCGAGCTCGCCCAGGACGGCATCGAAGGCGCGCACCATATCGCCCATCTCGTCGGCACACTCGATCACTTCGAGCCCATGTTCCCGCCCGTCGCCTCGCCGCACCCGCTCCACCGCCGCATCGAGCGCGGCGATGGTCCGCATCACCGACCGATAGAAGGCGGCAAAGAACAACAGGGCGGCGATCAGCGCCACCAGCAGGAAGAGCTTGATGCGGTACTGCTGGCCGACGCGCTGCTCCACCCCGTCGACCAGCCGGCCGCGCAGCACCCCAAGCCCCTGCTGCTGCCAGTCGAAACCGGCGCGGATCACCGCCGTCATGCGCACAAAGTAGTCGCGCGCCGACAGCAGGGGATGGGGGCGGCGCAACACCTCCTGTTCGGTCAGCGCGATCAGCGGCTCCACCCGTTCGACGAAGCGGTCGGCGGGGTCGGTGGCCGGCGGTTCGTGCTCCTCCGCCTCCCCTTCGCCCGCGAACGACTCCCCTTCGATCGCCTCGTGCGCATCGCCGACGAGCAGCAGTTGCGACCGAACCCGGCCGAGCAAGCCGTCGATCCGCA
This window encodes:
- a CDS encoding PAS domain S-box protein; its protein translation is MHLLIREVPPSQRHLFSISEMTALAFLLLAATLFACYRRRYGGGQGDLLYSLIRLMHALRYPQKFLLISLVLLLPTLWLAGQQIAALDAAVRDARLKIVGLDHIIGNSLLARAVAEHRGMTRAHQHDPTLFVRALADKQVEIDALFRANHLLDRSQAPAISVPEYWPQVELLWRRIKQAPDDPRQWRWHTSLIALLLQHNRQVIHESRLDYESDPGLRSRLLLLAEHLPQLLETLGQLRGQGAGLLAAAGRVDPQVRLRIDGLLGRVRSQLLLVGDAHEAIEGESFAGEGEAEEHEPPATDPADRFVERVEPLIALTEQEVLRRPHPLLSARDYFVRMTAVIRAGFDWQQQGLGVLRGRLVDGVEQRVGQQYRIKLFLLVALIAALLFFAAFYRSVMRTIAALDAAVERVRRGDGREHGLEVIECADEMGDMVRAFDAVLGELARVAGQMEAVVRHAAVAIVTIDAEGAIRLFNPAAERIFGYEAKEVVGRNVMMLMPGPLRERHRRALRDRLAGRRRGALIGTSMPVRIEGQRRNGERFPLELSVGAMEIDGAPMFVGMMRDITEEQRLQQQLRHAQRVQSIGTLVGGVAHNFNNMLGGIVGKLYLAKSRMQPDAQVRRYLEEVEEIVAHAAAMIKDLLTYARKDFFREMRDVVLNPLVDAAARTAALGISEDVTLHVACCPEPLTVHGDAGQIQQVVVNLINNARDAVAGCRLREISVDLRRCRPDDAFFARHPELQRGSDYARIEVCDTGCGMDEETRAQIFEPFFTTKEVGAGTGLGLSTAYGTVTNHGGAIEVVSAPGEGSCFRIFLPLLSAAAEEEGEDPPGEVRRAAEGVTLLLVDDDDQVRRALGEVLEELGYRVLTAADGRAALELFHRRREEIACVVSDVVMPEMGGIELLRAIRAAGSTVPVVLLTGYDRGRVELSEEERTGVELLGKPVWIPLFSQRIDQVIHGRKAGGD
- a CDS encoding sodium-dependent transporter, which translates into the protein MSTATREQWGSGIGFILAAIGSAVGLGNIWRFSYLTYENGGGAFLVPYVIALLLVGIPVLLLEMALGHHARVSTPRAFATIDPRFSWIGWWAVVFVMFGIEAYYCVIIAWCGDYFAFSPLLAWGADANDYFFHQFLHLGDSHRALAMSAPNLPIFVSLVVVWGLNWWIVGRGISGGIELANKVMIPALFVIVLVLVGWSLMLPGGTSGIHWYLTPDWGKLADPKVWVAAFTQIFFTLSVGFGIMTAYASYLPDRANLTRYAIVTALSNSAVSFIAGFAVFATLGFMAHQSGKPFEEVVTQSIGLAFVAYPQAISSMPFLPQLFGMLFFGALFMAGLSSSISLIEAFTTALTDKLGVARRRVVTPICAIGFLLSCFFTMDTGLFWLDIVDHFVTNYALTLVVALECIVVGWFFGGRRFHHYVLDVSGFRFARHYEVLMRLLLTLGLALAWVGFFMVEGGGIGAFLARICILVAMLAVWLARDWFDMAVRFVIPVIALALLDRGMVTDISKPYGGYPWEAVILLGGGVLAVTLLVALVLDRYRPREGAG